The Serratia rhizosphaerae genome has a segment encoding these proteins:
- a CDS encoding 3-ketoacyl-ACP reductase FabG2, translating into MTRSVLVTGASKGIGQAIACRLAADGFYVVVHYHRDKVGAEQTLQHITAAGGQGRLIQFDISGRVQCRERLEQDIERHGAYYGVVNNAGITRDGAFPALSDGDWDGVIHTNLDSFYNVLHPCVMPMIGLRKGGRIIALSSVSGVMGNRGQVNYSAAKAGVIGACKALAIELAKRKITVNCIAPGLIDTGMIDMEPLARDEAMRAIPLKRMGTAEEVAGLASYLMSDIAGYVTRQVISINGGMV; encoded by the coding sequence ATGACGCGTTCCGTTTTAGTTACCGGCGCCAGCAAAGGAATCGGGCAGGCGATCGCCTGCCGTCTGGCGGCCGATGGTTTTTATGTGGTGGTGCACTATCACCGCGACAAGGTCGGCGCAGAACAGACGCTGCAGCACATCACGGCGGCCGGCGGTCAGGGGCGGCTGATTCAGTTTGACATCAGCGGCCGCGTCCAGTGCCGCGAGCGGCTGGAGCAGGATATCGAGCGCCACGGCGCCTACTACGGCGTGGTGAATAACGCCGGCATCACCCGTGACGGCGCGTTTCCGGCGCTGAGCGACGGGGACTGGGACGGCGTGATCCACACCAATCTCGACAGTTTTTATAACGTGCTGCATCCGTGCGTGATGCCGATGATCGGTCTGCGCAAAGGCGGGCGAATTATCGCACTGTCGTCGGTGTCCGGCGTGATGGGCAACCGCGGGCAGGTCAACTACAGCGCCGCCAAGGCGGGGGTGATCGGCGCCTGCAAGGCGCTGGCGATTGAACTGGCGAAGCGCAAAATCACCGTTAACTGCATTGCTCCCGGACTGATTGATACCGGCATGATTGATATGGAGCCACTGGCGCGGGATGAGGCGATGCGCGCCATTCCGTTAAAACGGATGGGCACGGCGGAGGAGGTTGCCGGGCTGGCCAGCTACCTGATGTCAGATATTGCCGGCTATGTGACGCGGCAGGTGATTTCCATTAACGGAGGCATGGTATGA
- a CDS encoding 3-hydroxy-fatty acyl-ACP dehydratase, with amino-acid sequence MSGYQAAEYYLPHAAPMVLLERVVSVDEEGACCAVSVCSRGVLAPFLDAQGALPAWYAVELMAQTIGVWSGWHGRQSGRSPALGMLLGGRAIHCEQPAFAAGSELVVSARLLFQDEKLACFECALTLNGRQVAHGRLNTYQPDQQEITQLTNPGGNA; translated from the coding sequence ATGAGTGGTTATCAGGCTGCTGAATACTATTTGCCGCATGCGGCGCCGATGGTGCTGCTGGAGCGGGTTGTCAGCGTGGATGAAGAGGGCGCCTGCTGCGCGGTCAGCGTCTGCAGTCGCGGCGTGTTGGCGCCATTTCTCGACGCACAGGGCGCACTGCCCGCCTGGTATGCGGTCGAACTGATGGCGCAGACCATCGGCGTCTGGAGCGGCTGGCACGGGCGCCAGTCCGGCCGGTCGCCGGCGCTGGGCATGCTGTTGGGCGGCCGCGCCATTCACTGCGAGCAGCCGGCGTTTGCCGCCGGCAGTGAGCTGGTGGTCAGCGCCCGGCTGCTGTTTCAGGATGAGAAGCTGGCCTGTTTCGAATGCGCGCTGACGCTGAATGGGCGGCAGGTTGCACACGGCAGACTTAATACCTACCAGCCCGACCAACAGGAAATTACTCAACTCACCAATCCAGGGGGCAACGCATGA